The genomic interval TCAAAGCCGAGTTCAGGTGGACATCGAGTCATGGGACGGCTCGATGATTGGAATATTGCTGAACGAAATCAGCCTGACACTGCCGTCGCAACCAATCAGTTGCCCGCTGTCGTTCGACGTCACGGATCACCTGCAACCCCACAACACGCTGGTCATTGAATTACAACCCAAAGAGAAAGAACATGGTTGTGTTGGGCTTACCGGCGAAGTCAGCTTGAAGATCGCCCCATCGCCCTGATGCGTAAGGGGTCATCTGAGAAGAGTCGAGCCATTGTCGTTCGACTTTCCAAGTCGAAAACGAACACCACCATCCGGCCAGACGCAAACCATACGCTCTGCGTCGCTACTGATAACCGTCACCTCCACCAAGGAACTGGGCGGAGATCGAGCAGAGCCATTCAGGCAAATGCGAGGAAGGGGGACGGTCTGCGCAGGTCGACGTTTGGGGATTGGCAAGACGTTTGGCAGCGCACGCTATCGACTTGGAAAGTCGAGCGACTATTGGGCACGCCCTATCGACTCGAAGAGTCGAGCATCAAAAACGCTACTTCAACTCCCGCATCATCTCCATTTGGACAGCGCGGTGGATGTGTTCGGATTTCAGAGAATTCAATGGGACCTCATGAATCGTGCCGGAACCGGATTTCAATCGAACGGTCTTTTTGTCCTTGATCTCCAAGAACTCCGCCCTGAGGCTCACTTTTCCATCGCGATCCGTCCAGATCGGGGCTTTTGTGTCTTCGCTACGCCGAGAGTTTCCTCTGAATCCGCCACCAACATAGTCCAAACCGTCCTCCAAGGTTTCCCTGGACGCACGAGTCCCCAGCGCTCCCCACATTCCATACGGACTCGGACTTCCCGGTGGTGTGTAATCATCGCCGAAGGACACTCCCGGCTTGCTCAAGTCTCCCGTGTCGATCGCGTCGCTGATGAAGGCGACCGCGCCGTCGCACATCAGCACGTGAACGCCATCGGCGTGTGCACTGCTGGCCGATGCGATCACGTCTTCGATGCCCAGTTCCGATGTGCATGAAGGAGAATTGGGTGGCAACACGGTTTGAAAACCAGTGATGATCGGCGACCCTTCCGACCAACGTGCCCCGCGACCAAAGCCCCAAAACTCGGGCTTTCCTTTGGCCGCATCAAGACAGAGTTGCGGCTCTTTGCTCAAGCCAGCAACGTCCTTGATGATTTCGCTCTTCCCTGGATCTCGTTTCTCGCTAGCGACGGTCTCCGAATACAAAATCGTGTTAGAAGTACCGTCAAGAAAATCTCGCATCTTCAGAGCTTGACTGGTCATGAAGGCACCACGATTGGCCGCACGCCGGCGCATCTGAACCTCGTGATCATTTGGATCGTCCAAAAATTGACCCTGCATCACCGTTCCGTCACCAAAATTGGCGACGTAGTTGGTCAGCGAGTCAACACTGCCTTGGGGAGACTCCAGCGTGTAAAGCACTTTCGGCACATCGACGGGCTCGTCGCCTCCGGCATCAGGGCATCGATACACCGATGGCGCCTTCCCCCAAGGCTCATACGCACTGGCGTCATAAGATGGAATCGGCCCCATCGGCGGAAAC from Stieleria varia carries:
- a CDS encoding DUF1559 domain-containing protein; the protein is MNSRLQSITNSAAMLVCTFLIAAILLGTLSRSRAAARNSACADNLRSIGLAFHNYHAAYKTFPFGTGGTTGSDDPAGCNAGRLSPLVALLPFVEHQALWEQIANPYRNPKTGKSFPPMGPIPSYDASAYEPWGKAPSVYRCPDAGGDEPVDVPKVLYTLESPQGSVDSLTNYVANFGDGTVMQGQFLDDPNDHEVQMRRRAANRGAFMTSQALKMRDFLDGTSNTILYSETVASEKRDPGKSEIIKDVAGLSKEPQLCLDAAKGKPEFWGFGRGARWSEGSPIITGFQTVLPPNSPSCTSELGIEDVIASASSAHADGVHVLMCDGAVAFISDAIDTGDLSKPGVSFGDDYTPPGSPSPYGMWGALGTRASRETLEDGLDYVGGGFRGNSRRSEDTKAPIWTDRDGKVSLRAEFLEIKDKKTVRLKSGSGTIHEVPLNSLKSEHIHRAVQMEMMRELK